Genomic window (Nitrospirales bacterium LBB_01):
TCGCCGTCTTTTTGTGCTCCTTCAACAATAGGATACACTACAAGCTTACCCGTAACATCGGCTAACTTTGAGCAGTCTGTGTGAAGAACCTTCGGGTCAGGGTGGGCAAGTATATATGAATTATAATCAGTGACAAAGATGTAATCATTATTTCCATATTTAATATTACTAAGAGCCTCTAAAATTTTATTTTCAACATTGACACGGGATATAGCGCCTGCCTTAGATTGTGACTCTATGATATTGATGTAGCTCTCAGCCATCATAATGATATTTTTAAGTTCCCTCTTTTTTGCAGCAAGTGCCGACTCTCTGTACAATTCTATTCCGTGATCAATTGTGCGCACAATTTCATAAACATTGTTAAGTGTTGTCAGTGCCGATGATTTTTCTATCTCATAAACTCTCTCTCTGATAAAGTCTCTTGAGAAAAAATATAGAACTGCTGTAAAGGCGGCAATAACAACAACTATTGTGGAAAAATATTTTATGAAGAGTTTTGATTTAAACATAATTGTCTTTGTGGGTAACTCTGCCAATAGAAACTGGATTCCTGCCTTCGCAGGAATGACACTCCACTAAAGGGGATTCCCCTGTAAAATAGTCCCCTCCTTTGTCATTCCCGCCTACGAGCGGGAATCCAGTTCTTTTAAATATATCATATGCTGACATAAAACCCTCTGCCTGAGTTAACACAATAACCATTTTTATTTCATCTGTGTCATCTGCGGGTTAATCTTTTTTAAGATTCTGCTGCCCGTATAGATATATAAAATACACGTTTTCAAGGCCTTTTTCAAACCGCAGGGTTTTAACCAATTGATCCCGTTCTGAAAGCAGAGCGTCAACTATGATAATGTCAGGTCTTTCGGCTTTTGCCTTTTCAATGCTGTCGGGGCCGTCTGTGGCTGATACTACTGTGTAACCTTTTGCTTTAAGCACATCTGACAGCGATTTGACGTTGGACTCGTCCTCATCCACAACCAGAATTTTCTTTCGTGATGTGCCATCTGCTAACAGTGTTTTAATATCATTAAACAGGAGTTCTTTATTAATTGGTTTTGTCAGGTAGCGGTCAACTCCAAGACGGCGGCCGCGCTCGGAGTCCTCAACAACTGAAAGTATAATGATAGGCACATCGGCTGTTGCAGGGTCGCCTTTAATAACGGCTGCAACATCAAAACCGTTCATCTCTGGCATCATGACGTCCAGAATTATGAGGTGCGGACACCTTTCTTTTATGCTCTTTATAGCCTGCAAACCGTCTTTTGCTGTTTCAACATTGTAGCCGGCGTTATGAAGCTCCTGAGAGAGAAGCTCACGTATGCTCTCATCGTCATCAACCACTAAAACTGTTTTTGACTCTGAGTCAACGGGTAATGCGCTCTCTGCTAAGCGGCGGGCGCCGCCGCGTATCGTTTTCATCAGAGTTTCAAGGTCTGTGCTGGTCAGCCTATAAGTACCCTCGGCATGAACAGGAAGCGTAAAATAAAATGTGCTGCCTTTGCCGGGCTCACTTTCAACCCAGATGCGCCCCTGGTGGTGGGTAATAATCTGTTTAGATATGGGCAACCCAAGCCCGGTTCCTTTTGGTTTGTCTGTAAGAGTGTCGCCGACCTGTTTAAACTTTTCAAACACTGATTCAAGGTCTTTTGCATCAATTCCCACACCAGTATCTGTAATGTTTATTAATACATCTGAATCAACCTGCTTGGCAGTGCACGTAACAGAGCCCTCTTTGGTAAACTTGACGGCATTGGAGATAAGGTTAATTATTACCTGAACAAGTCTGTCGGGGTCGCCGGTAATTTGGGGCAAATCTGGTTCTATATCTTTTATAAACTCAAGCCCTGCCTTGCCACAAAGCGATTGCGTAGACTGACAGGCTCTATTTATAATGTCCTCTATGTGGATGGTTTCCCTTTTCCAGTCAACCTTACCGGCCTCCATTTTTGCAATATCCAGCACATCATTTATTAAATTGGTAAGGCGCACACCCTCGCCTATAATTATGTTTAAGTTATCGTTGATTAGCTTTACGGATTTATCCGTTTTTTTAGAACCAGTGGGGAGAGCGGGGAAAACCTGATCTTGCAGACGTTCCTGAATGATTTCGGTGAAGCCCAGGATGGAGGTTAACGGGGTTCTAAGCTCATGAGAGACAGTTGAAATAAAATCGGTTTTCATTCTATCAACATTTCTCTCTTTTGTGACGTCCTGTACTATAATGACAACACCGTCAGCGCTCTTAGGCTGCTCCTGCGTGCCCCCTGCCTTATGGATAACTGAGGAGGACGCTTTGATGACCATTGATGAGGGCAGTTCGATGTCTGTGGTTATGACCTCCAATGAGTTCTGAGCTACACTTTGTTTTAGCAGAGCCGTCATAGAGGCGCCAAAAACCTCCTCTACAGGTTTACCGGCAACATTATAGGGATCAATGCCAAAGAGCTTGGCAAGCGGTTTATTTATACGCGTTATGCTACCATTGGCATCCGCTACCAGCAGGCCGTCAGCCATAGTGTTGATAACGGCTTTTAGGTAGTTAAGAGTAGCCGTAATTTCAAACTCCTTCTCCGCCAACCCTCCGGCTACCTCCTCAAAGCGGGTAAAAATCTCTGAGATGTCAATTGCCATAAATTGAAGAATGCTTGAAAGCGCATCAAACTCATCGCCCGTGTTTATGTCAATTTTAGCGTCATACTCGTGGTCAAGAAGCTTTTTTGAATAATCAATTACAGCATTTAATGGCTCATCTATGGTACTCCTGAGAAATACAGCTGAAGCAACTGAAATAATTGCAAACACGATAAGATGTAACCAAAAGCTGTCAAAGAGATAATTTGCTACAGAAGTGACTGCAAGCGAAACAACAGTAACCAGCAGTACCTTTTTGAAAAGTGACGATGCTCTCATCACAGCTATTGTAAAGCTAAACTGCCGGCAATGTCAATGTTTACAGTACATTTAGCCGCTGCAGAGAGCACCTTCATTTACCGATTAACTTACACCTTGTAGTAATAGACTTTTAGAGTTTGCCGTCCAAAATCAATAGCCTCATCAGTAGTGTCAAAAAACACGTCTATCATTTTACCTTTAATCTTGCTGCCCGTGTCTTCAGCTATACGCCATCCAATACCCTCTATGTAAACGAGAGAACCAATCGGTATTATTGCGGGGTCAACTGCCACTGTTCTATACTTGTGAGGTGTTGTTCCGCTTTTTGTCAAACGATAGCGGGTCCACTTGCCCGTACTTTTCAAAGACACATCGTAAGCGGTTACCTCAAACTCTCCCTTCTCTAAATCGGTGAGAAATGCCGACTCTAAAACATTTATCTTTCTTGATAGCTGCTCATTTTTTTGCTTTAGGTGTGACACCGTGTCAAAGTAGTGCATACCGCCCAAAAATAGAGCTATTGCCATCACTCCAGCAGACAATGAAAAACAACTTAACCTTACTTGCATAACCTTTTTACCTCCTTTTTGTGACTACACAGACATAACTTAGTGTGCAACTACATAACAATTGAAGTTCACTCTCTGTGTTTTAATACTTCAGAAATCTTTGTTTATTGCAGTTACTGTTATAGTTGCAATATTTGTGCCAAAACCTGAATACTCCGATAGTTAAGTTGTAAATCTATATTTTGTTAAGATTTTTAAAAGACACATATATAAAAAAAATAGTTAAACATGAGGCTTTTTTACAACAATTGTGCAACCCGTATAGAATAAGGATAAACCAGCCTCAAGATTGACTATAACAGGCAAATACAGCTAAAGCAGGAAATCACTTTGTGTTGCTTTTTTGCAACACAAATGTTATCACAGGGAGCTGAAAACAGTGTTTACGGAAATCATTTGAGTTTTTTAATTTTTTTTTACTATTCATAGGTTGACATACAGGTATGTTTTATTTTATACTTTTTAGGAAATCATTAAAACTTAAGGTGGAACATAAATGAAGACCAGATATGTTACGAAAGACGAGGCAGATAGAAAGTGGTTTGTTGTGGATGCCGACGGCAAAATTCTTGGCAGGATGGCAGCTAAAATAGCTGTGTATTTAAGGGGTAAGCATAAACCTACTTTTACGCCAAACGCTGACACTGGTGATTTTGTTGTAGTGGTTAACGCTGAGAAGGTAAAACTGACCGGCGATAAGCTAACCGATAAGATTTACTATCACCACAGCGGCTACATCGGGGGCATCAAGGCAGAGGCCGCAAAAGACCGTATAAAGAGACAGCCCGAGGCCATGCTCAAGGACGCCGTGTGGGGGATGCTGCCAAAAAACAGACTTGGCCGCGCTCTTATAAAAAAACTAAAGGTTTACTCAGGAAAAGAGCATCCGCATTCCGCACAGAAACCTGAACTATTGAACTTATAGCCTGAGAAGGAGACGCAAAAGATGGCAGATATAAAGTATGCGGCAACGGGTAAGAGAAAAACCTCTGTAGCGCGTGTTACATTAAAAAAAGGAACCGGCGATATTACTGTTAACTCAAGAACTTTTGAAAATTACTTCACAAGAGAGACCCTCAGAATGATAATCAAACAGCCGCTTGAGATATCCGGTATGATTGGCAAATACGATGTGCTGGCAAAGGTTAGCGGCGGCGGCCCCGCAGGGCAGGCCGGAGCAGTCAGACACGGTATTACAATAGCCCTCATTAAATCAGACTCGGACTTACGCCCTAAACTTAAAAAAGAAGGGCTTGTCACCAGAGACCCCAGAGAGAAGGAAAGAAAGAAGTACGGACAGAAGGGCGCAAGAAAACGCTTCCAGTTCTCTAAGAGATAATATACCAAGATGCCAGTCAGAAGTATAACAAGGCGGCAAGGAGAAAGCGACGGAGGCGTACTTTTAGTACGTTGAGGAGCTTTTGACG
Coding sequences:
- the rpsI gene encoding 30S ribosomal protein S9, yielding MADIKYAATGKRKTSVARVTLKKGTGDITVNSRTFENYFTRETLRMIIKQPLEISGMIGKYDVLAKVSGGGPAGQAGAVRHGITIALIKSDSDLRPKLKKEGLVTRDPREKERKKYGQKGARKRFQFSKR
- a CDS encoding response regulator yields the protein MRASSLFKKVLLVTVVSLAVTSVANYLFDSFWLHLIVFAIISVASAVFLRSTIDEPLNAVIDYSKKLLDHEYDAKIDINTGDEFDALSSILQFMAIDISEIFTRFEEVAGGLAEKEFEITATLNYLKAVINTMADGLLVADANGSITRINKPLAKLFGIDPYNVAGKPVEEVFGASMTALLKQSVAQNSLEVITTDIELPSSMVIKASSSVIHKAGGTQEQPKSADGVVIIVQDVTKERNVDRMKTDFISTVSHELRTPLTSILGFTEIIQERLQDQVFPALPTGSKKTDKSVKLINDNLNIIIGEGVRLTNLINDVLDIAKMEAGKVDWKRETIHIEDIINRACQSTQSLCGKAGLEFIKDIEPDLPQITGDPDRLVQVIINLISNAVKFTKEGSVTCTAKQVDSDVLINITDTGVGIDAKDLESVFEKFKQVGDTLTDKPKGTGLGLPISKQIITHHQGRIWVESEPGKGSTFYFTLPVHAEGTYRLTSTDLETLMKTIRGGARRLAESALPVDSESKTVLVVDDDESIRELLSQELHNAGYNVETAKDGLQAIKSIKERCPHLIILDVMMPEMNGFDVAAVIKGDPATADVPIIILSVVEDSERGRRLGVDRYLTKPINKELLFNDIKTLLADGTSRKKILVVDEDESNVKSLSDVLKAKGYTVVSATDGPDSIEKAKAERPDIIIVDALLSERDQLVKTLRFEKGLENVYFIYLYGQQNLKKD
- the rplM gene encoding 50S ribosomal protein L13, with translation MKTRYVTKDEADRKWFVVDADGKILGRMAAKIAVYLRGKHKPTFTPNADTGDFVVVVNAEKVKLTGDKLTDKIYYHHSGYIGGIKAEAAKDRIKRQPEAMLKDAVWGMLPKNRLGRALIKKLKVYSGKEHPHSAQKPELLNL